A genome region from Manis javanica isolate MJ-LG chromosome 3, MJ_LKY, whole genome shotgun sequence includes the following:
- the BAP1 gene encoding ubiquitin carboxyl-terminal hydrolase BAP1: MNKGWLELESDPGLFTLLVEDFGVKGVQVEEIYDLQSKCQGPVYGFIFLFKWIEERRSRRKVSTLVDDTSVIDDDIVNNMFFAHQLIPNSCATHALLSVLLNCSSVDLGPTLSRMKDFTKGFSPESKGYAIGNAPELAKAHNSHARPEPRHLPEKQNGLSAVRTMEAFHFVSYVPITGRLFELDGLKVYPIDHGPWGEDEEWTDKARRVIMERIGLATAGEPYHDIRFNLMAVVPDRRIKYEARLHVLKVNRQTVLEALQQLIRVTQPELIQTHKSQESQLPDESKPASSKSPLALETARAPAASEGTHTDGVEEVTGACPQAPTHSPPGKPKLVVKPPGSSLNGVPPSPSPIVQRLPAFLDNHNYAKSPMQEEEDLAAGVGRSRVPVRPPQQYSDDEDDYEDDEDDDVQSTTSAVRYKRKGPGKPGSLSGSGDGQLSVLQPNTINVLAEKLKESQKDLSTPLSIKTGSGAGSPAVAMPMHSQPSPTPSNESTDTASEIGSAFNSPLRSPIRSANPTRPSSPVTSHISKVLFGEDDSLLRVDCIRYNRAVRDLGPVISTGLLHLAEDGVLSPLALTEGGKGSSPSVRPNQGNQVSSGLEEKEVVEAVDGREKSGLVRPCEPSNGEKYSPKELLALLKCVEAEIANYEACLKEEVEKRKKFKVDDQRRTHNYDEFICTFISMLAQEGMLANLVEQNISVRRRQGVSIGRLHKQRKPDRRKRSRPYKAKRQ, from the exons ATGAATAAGGGCTGGCTGGAGCTGGAGAGCGACCCTG GCCTCTTCACCCTCCTGGTGGAAGATTTCG GTGTCAAAGGTGTGCAGGTGGAGGAGATCTATGATCTTCAGAGCAAATGCCAGGG CCCCGTGTACGGGTTCATCTTCCTGTTCAAATGGATCGAAGAGCGCCGGTCTCGTCGCAAGGTCTCTACCTTGGTGGATGACACATCTGTGATTGATGACGATATTGTGAATAACATGTTCTTTGCCCACCAG CTGATCCCCAACTCTTGTGCCACTCATGCCCTGCTGAGCGTGCTCCTGAACTGCAGCAGTGTGGACCTGGGGCCTACCCTGAGTCGCATGAAGGACTTCACCAAAGGCTTCAGCCCTGAG AGTAAAGGATATGCGATTGGTAATGCCCCGGAGTTGGCCAAGGCACATAACAGCCATGCCAG GCCTGAACCACGCCACCTCCCTGAGAAGCAGAACGGGCTGAGCGCAGTGCGAACCATGGAGGCATTCCACTTCGTCAGCTATGTGCCCATCACAGGCCGGCTCTTTGAGCTGGATGGGCTGAAGGTCTACCCCATTGATCACG GGCCCTGGGGGGAGGATGAGGAGTGGACAGACAAGGCCCGGAGGGTCATCATGGAGCGTATTGGCCTCGCCACTGCAGG GGAGCCCTACCACGACATTCGCTTCAACCTGATGGCAGTGGTGCCTGACCGCAGAATCAAGTATGAGGCCAGGCTGCACGTGCTGAAGGTGAACCGGCAGACCGTGCTGGAGGCGCTGCAGCAG CTGATAAGGGTAACACAGCCAGAGCTGATTCAGACCCACAAGTCTCAAGAGTCACAGCTGCCTGACGAGTCCAAACCCGCCAGCAGCAAGTCCCCCCTGGCACTGGAGACAGCCAGGGCCCCGGCGGCTTCTGAGGGCACCCACACAG ATGGGGTGGAGGAGGTGACTGGTGCGTGTCCACAAGCCCCGACACACAGCCCTCCTGGAAAGCCCAAGCTGGTGGTGAAGCCTCCCGGGAGCAGCCTCAATGGGGTtccccccagcccctctcccattGTCCAGCGGCTGCCGGCCTTCCTGGACAATCACAACTATGCCAAGTCCCCCATGCAG gaggaggaagaccTGGCAGCAGGTGTGGGCCGCAGCCGAGTTCCAGTGCGCCCACCCCAGCAGTACTCCGATGACGAGGATGACTATGAGGATGACGAGGACGATGACGTGCAGAGCACCACCTCTGCCGTCAG GTACAAGCGGAAGGGGCCAGGGAAGCCAGGATCATTGAGTGGCTCTGGGGATGGGCAGCTGTCAGTGCTTCAGCCCAACACCATCAACGTCTTGGCCGAGAAGCTCAAAGAGTCCCAGAAAGACCTCTCAACTCCTCTGTCCATCAAGACAGGCAGCGGGGCCGGGAGTCCAGCGGTGGCCATGCCAATGCACTCGCAGCCCTCGCCCACCCCCAGCAATGAGAGCACAGACACCGCCTCCGAGATCGGCAGCGCTTTCAACTCGCCGCTGCGCTCGCCCATCCGCTCAGCCAACCCGACGCGGCCCTCCAGCCCCGTTACCTCCCACATCTCCAAGGTGCTTTTTGGAGAGGATGACAGCCTGCTGCGTGTTGACTGCATACGCTACAACCGCGCTGTACGCGACCTGGGGCCTGTCATCAGCACAGGCCTGCTGCACCTAGCTGAGGACGGGGTGCTGAGTCCCCTGGCATTGAcag AGGGTGGGAAGGGTTCCTCGCCCTCCGTTAGACCGAACCAAGGCAACCAGGTGTCCAGCGGCCTGGAGGAGAAGGAGGTAGTGGAAGCTGTGGATGGCAGAGAGAAGTCTGGGCTGGTCAGGCCCTGTGAACCCTCAAATGGGGAGAAGTACTCACCCAAG GAGCTGCTGGCGCTGTTGAAGTGTGTGGAGGCTGAGATTGCAAACTATGAGGCCTGCCTcaaggaggaggtggagaagaggaagaaattcaAG gTCGACGACCAGCGGAGGACCCACAACTATGATGAGTTCATTTGCACCTTCATCTCCATGCTGGCTCAGGAAG GCATGCTGGCCAACCTGGTAGAGCAGAACATCTCGGTGCGACGGCGCCAAGGGGTCAGCATTGGCCGGCTCCACAAGCAGCGGAAGCCTGACCGGCGGAAACGCTCACGCCCGTACAAGGCCAAGCGCCAGTGA
- the PHF7 gene encoding PHD finger protein 7 isoform X2, which translates to MKTVKDQKECQVLRKSAKTRRATRRKLSSGPVCLLCLREPGDPEKLGEFLQKDNLSVHYFCLILSSKLLQRGRSNRGFYGFLPEDIREEAARASRKGKGAAINCQEGQCARNFHLPCGQERGCLSQFYGEYKSFCGKHRPTQDIQQGQLGEQSCVLCCEDLSQASAENIQSPCCSRPVYHRKCVQKYAHTSAKHFFKCPQCNNREEFPQEMLRMGIHIPDRDAAWELEPGAFSELYQRHQHCDAPVCLYERGRDSFEDEGRWCLTLCATCGSRGTHRHCSSLRSCSKTWECEDCAPSAEATDCTAENSGDTPCCSSTFRSGHFCTGTSPDEHPGPCTDRPGPSLLEKPESSSGRRGRSGQPKGARIAKSYKKSK; encoded by the exons ATGAAGACTGTAAAAGACCAGAAGGAATGTCAAGTATTGAG aaagtctgccaagACAAGGAGGGCGACCCGGAGGAAGCTGTCCTCAGGGCCCG TTTGCCTGCTGTGCCTTCGAGAACCTGGGGATCCCGAAAAATTAGGGGAATTTCTTCAGAAAGACAATCTGAGTGTGCATTATTTCTGTCTT ATACTGTCTAGCAAGCTGCTTCAGAGGGGCCGGTCCAACAGAGGTTTCTATGGATTCCTGCCTGAAGACATCAGAGAGGAGGCAGCCCGGGCTTCTAGGAAG GGAAAGGGAGCTGCCATCAACTGCCAGGAGGGTCAGTGTGCCAGAAACTTCCATCTGCCTTGTGGCCAGGAGAGGGGCTGCCTTTCACAGTTCTATGGAGAGTACAA GTCGTTTTGTGGGAAACATCGTCCAACACAGGACATCCAACAGGGGCAGTTGGGGGAGCAGAGCTGCGTCTTGTGCTGTGAAGACTTATCCCAGGCGAGCGCTGAGAACATCCAGAGCCCGTGCTGCAGTCGGCCTGTCTACCACCGCAAGTGCGTTCAG AAATATGCCCACACATCAGCAAAGCATTTCTTCAAATGTCCACAGTGCAACAACCGAGAAGAGTTTCCTCAAGAAATGCTAAGAATGGGGATTCATATTCCAGACAG AGATGCTGCCTGGGAACTCGAGCCAGGGGCTTTCTCAGAGCTGTATCAGCGCCATCAGCATTGTGATGCCCCCGTCTGTCTCTATGAACGAGGCAGAGACAGCTTTGAGGATGAAGG GAGGTGGTGCCTCACTCTGTGTGCTACATGCGGATCCCGAGGGACCCACAGGCACTGCTCCTCCCTCAGATCCTGCAGCAAGACGTGGGAGTGTGAGGACTGCGCGCCTTCCGCAGAAGCCACAG ACTGCACAGCTGAAAACTCGGGGGACACCCCCTGCTGCAGCAGCACCTTCCGCTCTGGGCATTTCTGCACAGGCACCAGCCCGGATGAGCATCCAGGCCCTTGCACTGATCGGCCAGGACCTTCCTTGTTAGAAAAACCAGAGTCCTCCAGTGGCCGGCGGGGCCGCTCTGGGCAGCCCAAGGGTGCCAGAATTGCCAAGAGCTACAAAAAGTCCAAGTAA
- the PHF7 gene encoding PHD finger protein 7 isoform X1 yields the protein MKTVKDQKECQVLRKSAKTRRATRRKLSSGPVCLLCLREPGDPEKLGEFLQKDNLSVHYFCLILSSKLLQRGRSNRGFYGFLPEDIREEAARASRKTCFVCKGKGAAINCQEGQCARNFHLPCGQERGCLSQFYGEYKSFCGKHRPTQDIQQGQLGEQSCVLCCEDLSQASAENIQSPCCSRPVYHRKCVQKYAHTSAKHFFKCPQCNNREEFPQEMLRMGIHIPDRDAAWELEPGAFSELYQRHQHCDAPVCLYERGRDSFEDEGRWCLTLCATCGSRGTHRHCSSLRSCSKTWECEDCAPSAEATDCTAENSGDTPCCSSTFRSGHFCTGTSPDEHPGPCTDRPGPSLLEKPESSSGRRGRSGQPKGARIAKSYKKSK from the exons ATGAAGACTGTAAAAGACCAGAAGGAATGTCAAGTATTGAG aaagtctgccaagACAAGGAGGGCGACCCGGAGGAAGCTGTCCTCAGGGCCCG TTTGCCTGCTGTGCCTTCGAGAACCTGGGGATCCCGAAAAATTAGGGGAATTTCTTCAGAAAGACAATCTGAGTGTGCATTATTTCTGTCTT ATACTGTCTAGCAAGCTGCTTCAGAGGGGCCGGTCCAACAGAGGTTTCTATGGATTCCTGCCTGAAGACATCAGAGAGGAGGCAGCCCGGGCTTCTAGGAAG ACCTGCTTTGTGTGCAAGGGAAAGGGAGCTGCCATCAACTGCCAGGAGGGTCAGTGTGCCAGAAACTTCCATCTGCCTTGTGGCCAGGAGAGGGGCTGCCTTTCACAGTTCTATGGAGAGTACAA GTCGTTTTGTGGGAAACATCGTCCAACACAGGACATCCAACAGGGGCAGTTGGGGGAGCAGAGCTGCGTCTTGTGCTGTGAAGACTTATCCCAGGCGAGCGCTGAGAACATCCAGAGCCCGTGCTGCAGTCGGCCTGTCTACCACCGCAAGTGCGTTCAG AAATATGCCCACACATCAGCAAAGCATTTCTTCAAATGTCCACAGTGCAACAACCGAGAAGAGTTTCCTCAAGAAATGCTAAGAATGGGGATTCATATTCCAGACAG AGATGCTGCCTGGGAACTCGAGCCAGGGGCTTTCTCAGAGCTGTATCAGCGCCATCAGCATTGTGATGCCCCCGTCTGTCTCTATGAACGAGGCAGAGACAGCTTTGAGGATGAAGG GAGGTGGTGCCTCACTCTGTGTGCTACATGCGGATCCCGAGGGACCCACAGGCACTGCTCCTCCCTCAGATCCTGCAGCAAGACGTGGGAGTGTGAGGACTGCGCGCCTTCCGCAGAAGCCACAG ACTGCACAGCTGAAAACTCGGGGGACACCCCCTGCTGCAGCAGCACCTTCCGCTCTGGGCATTTCTGCACAGGCACCAGCCCGGATGAGCATCCAGGCCCTTGCACTGATCGGCCAGGACCTTCCTTGTTAGAAAAACCAGAGTCCTCCAGTGGCCGGCGGGGCCGCTCTGGGCAGCCCAAGGGTGCCAGAATTGCCAAGAGCTACAAAAAGTCCAAGTAA